A genomic stretch from Chroogloeocystis siderophila 5.2 s.c.1 includes:
- a CDS encoding Gfo/Idh/MocA family protein, with protein sequence MYCQNKYIAVVGCGYWGKNLVRSFAQLGVLRVICDASYTTVKLLSEQFDVPCVTDFQQVLSLPEVQAVVIATPATTHADLVMQALAAGKDVFVEKPLALTLGNALAIQTLANKSDRLLMVGHLLEYHPALVTLRQLVADGKLGKLQYLYSNRLSFGKVRTEENVLWSFAPHDICNILGFTGELPRRIQAFGSSLNTVEDFCTINLEFADNIKAHIFVSWLHPFKEHRLVVVGDRAMAVFDDVSTDAKLCLYPQRVEFQGHLPILHKDAKQIIPLPQAEPLLLECQHFLHCVQNRQQPVTGIKNGIDVLTVLESAQASLTTHGTIIEIDIREKCFVS encoded by the coding sequence ATGTATTGTCAAAACAAATATATAGCAGTTGTTGGGTGTGGTTATTGGGGTAAAAATCTTGTCCGCAGCTTTGCCCAACTTGGTGTCTTAAGAGTTATTTGCGATGCTAGCTATACGACAGTCAAGTTACTCAGCGAACAATTTGACGTTCCTTGCGTGACAGACTTTCAACAGGTATTATCACTACCAGAGGTGCAAGCTGTTGTGATTGCAACGCCTGCAACAACACACGCAGATCTCGTCATGCAAGCTTTAGCTGCGGGTAAAGATGTTTTTGTTGAAAAGCCGCTGGCGTTGACTTTAGGCAATGCTTTAGCAATTCAAACGCTAGCAAACAAAAGCGATCGCCTACTAATGGTTGGGCATTTGCTTGAATATCATCCTGCATTAGTAACACTACGTCAACTCGTCGCTGATGGCAAACTTGGCAAACTGCAATACCTTTACTCAAATCGCTTAAGTTTTGGCAAAGTTCGCACCGAAGAAAACGTGTTATGGAGTTTCGCGCCGCACGATATTTGCAATATTCTCGGATTTACAGGCGAACTTCCGCGCCGCATTCAAGCATTTGGTAGCAGTCTTAATACGGTTGAAGACTTTTGTACGATCAATTTAGAATTTGCTGACAATATCAAAGCGCATATTTTCGTAAGTTGGCTGCATCCGTTTAAAGAACATCGGCTAGTTGTTGTGGGCGATCGCGCAATGGCAGTTTTTGATGATGTCTCAACGGATGCTAAACTTTGCCTTTACCCGCAGCGCGTCGAATTTCAAGGTCATTTGCCAATCTTGCACAAAGATGCAAAACAAATTATTCCGCTACCGCAAGCCGAACCTTTACTTTTGGAATGTCAGCATTTTCTGCATTGCGTCCAAAACCGTCAACAACCCGTCACCGGAATCAAAAATGGGATTGATGTTTTAACCGTTTTAGAATCAGCGCAAGCATCCTTAACAACTCACGGCACAATAATTGAAATTGATATTCGGGAGAAGTGCTTTGTCAGTTAA
- a CDS encoding NAD-dependent epimerase/dehydratase family protein, protein MMILPRKVLVTGVAGFIGSHLLDKLIAAGHQVVGVDNLCMGKLENIAHHLDNPAFKFLQRDITEASTFADLEDFDCLVHLAAFKIPRYGKAIDTLKINYQGTENVLEFARSRNCKCVLASTSDVYGRNPKLPFNEDDDSVLGSSKVARWSYAVSKLFDEHLAFAYQESYGFPVVILRFFGSYGPRHHLSWWGGPQSVFIEQVLSDREIQIHGDGLQTRSFTYISDTIAGIYAAIIKPEANGEIFNIGSDREISILNLAKTIKILSDTPGNLKLRFVPYESFTGKKYEDVRRRVPDSRRCEQILGIKAAVSLEEGLLRTIAWHRSLKSQEDSSLLVLS, encoded by the coding sequence ATGATGATATTACCAAGAAAAGTATTAGTTACAGGAGTTGCGGGCTTTATTGGTTCTCATTTACTAGATAAACTTATAGCAGCAGGTCATCAAGTTGTTGGTGTTGATAACCTGTGCATGGGAAAACTAGAAAACATAGCACATCATCTAGATAATCCAGCGTTTAAGTTTCTACAACGGGATATCACTGAAGCATCGACATTTGCGGATTTAGAAGACTTTGACTGTTTGGTTCACTTAGCAGCATTTAAAATTCCCCGTTATGGTAAAGCAATTGATACGCTAAAAATTAATTATCAGGGAACAGAAAATGTTTTAGAGTTTGCGCGATCGCGTAACTGTAAATGCGTTCTAGCTTCGACTTCTGATGTTTATGGTCGCAATCCTAAATTACCATTTAACGAAGATGATGATTCCGTTTTAGGTTCGTCAAAGGTAGCCCGCTGGAGTTATGCTGTTTCTAAACTTTTTGATGAACATTTAGCCTTCGCTTATCAAGAAAGTTACGGATTTCCTGTTGTCATTTTACGCTTTTTTGGTTCCTATGGACCGCGACATCACTTATCTTGGTGGGGTGGACCACAATCGGTTTTTATTGAACAAGTTTTGAGCGATCGCGAAATTCAAATTCATGGAGATGGCTTACAAACACGTAGTTTTACTTATATCAGTGATACTATAGCTGGAATTTACGCAGCAATTATCAAACCTGAAGCCAACGGCGAGATTTTTAATATAGGAAGCGATCGCGAAATTTCAATATTGAACTTGGCTAAAACTATTAAAATATTAAGTGATACACCTGGTAATCTTAAGCTTAGATTTGTTCCTTACGAATCATTTACTGGGAAGAAGTATGAAGATGTGCGGCGTAGAGTTCCCGATAGTAGACGTTGCGAGCAAATTCTTGGTATCAAAGCGGCAGTTTCTCTAGAAGAAGGACTATTAAGAACAATTGCTTGGCATCGCAGTCTAAAATCACAAGAGGACTCAAGTCTACTTGTGCTGAGTTGA
- a CDS encoding DegT/DnrJ/EryC1/StrS family aminotransferase, translated as MKIPSFDAKSQYHLLAPELINVVSSVMADGRYIMGPQVKCFEMQFASYLDCASTISCNSGTDALHLALRALNIGVGDEVITTPFTFIATTEAIGIVGATPVFVDVDLETYNIDPQQIESKITERTKAILPVHLYGRPCDMSTIMAIARKYNLKVIEDCAQATGAVWQGQKVGTIGDVGCFSFFPTKNLGCFGDGGAIATNDPEIADRVEYLRRHGGKIKYQHEELGLNSRLDTLQAAILSVKLPYLEQWNTARKAIAYYYLEQLASVAGIVLPSVVANGTSVWNQFTIRVLDGQRDRLQQQLNQKGISTMVYYPIPLHLQKVHSHLNYPLGSLPNSEKLSTEVLSLPMFPELSLFEQQITVEAISQASANLSCIHEYV; from the coding sequence ATGAAAATTCCAAGTTTTGATGCCAAGAGTCAATATCATCTACTTGCGCCTGAGTTAATCAATGTCGTTAGTTCCGTGATGGCTGATGGGCGCTATATTATGGGTCCACAAGTGAAATGCTTTGAAATGCAGTTTGCTAGCTACCTTGATTGTGCTTCTACGATCTCATGCAATTCTGGTACTGATGCTTTACACTTAGCTTTACGCGCCTTAAATATTGGTGTTGGAGACGAAGTAATCACTACGCCGTTTACGTTTATCGCAACTACCGAAGCGATTGGGATTGTGGGTGCGACTCCTGTGTTTGTAGACGTCGATTTAGAAACTTACAATATCGATCCCCAGCAAATCGAAAGCAAGATTACCGAACGTACTAAGGCGATATTACCTGTGCATCTTTACGGTCGTCCGTGCGATATGTCTACGATCATGGCGATCGCACGCAAATATAATCTCAAAGTCATTGAAGATTGCGCGCAAGCAACAGGCGCAGTTTGGCAAGGACAAAAAGTCGGAACGATTGGTGATGTTGGTTGTTTTAGCTTTTTCCCAACAAAAAACTTAGGCTGTTTTGGTGACGGCGGTGCGATCGCCACAAACGATCCTGAAATTGCAGATCGCGTTGAGTATCTGCGCCGACACGGGGGAAAAATTAAGTATCAACATGAAGAATTGGGCTTAAATAGCCGTTTAGATACACTGCAAGCAGCGATTTTATCTGTTAAGCTACCCTATCTCGAACAATGGAACACCGCTAGAAAGGCGATCGCCTATTACTATTTAGAACAACTCGCTTCTGTTGCAGGGATTGTACTGCCAAGCGTTGTTGCTAACGGTACATCTGTTTGGAATCAGTTCACGATTCGGGTTTTGGACGGACAACGCGATCGCCTCCAGCAACAGCTAAATCAAAAAGGAATTAGCACAATGGTTTATTACCCAATTCCTTTACATTTGCAGAAAGTACATAGTCACTTGAATTATCCTTTGGGTTCGCTACCCAATAGTGAAAAATTAAGTACTGAAGTTTTATCATTACCAATGTTTCCTGAGTTAAGTTTATTCGAGCAACAAATCACTGTCGAAGCAATCAGTCAAGCTTCAGCAAATTTATCCTGTATCCATGAATACGTATAA
- a CDS encoding small multidrug resistance protein → MKHTMSIAATELFTLSFVVQLSLALATYTIGVANWVLALRVVKLSVAYPLSSLNYVGILFGSYYFFNETITFTRILGVLLIFTGVLFVALSQSDRQLISK, encoded by the coding sequence ATGAAGCATACAATGAGTATTGCTGCTACAGAACTATTTACGTTATCGTTTGTTGTGCAATTAAGTTTAGCACTGGCGACTTATACGATTGGAGTAGCAAATTGGGTTTTAGCGCTACGGGTTGTCAAACTTAGTGTTGCTTATCCTTTAAGTAGTTTGAATTATGTGGGAATCTTATTCGGTTCGTACTACTTCTTTAATGAGACGATCACCTTTACACGAATTCTAGGAGTATTACTCATCTTTACCGGAGTTCTATTTGTCGCCTTATCTCAAAGCGATCGCCAACTCATATCGAAATGA
- a CDS encoding EamA family transporter — MNVLPWIFLLLVVVLGTVGQVSLKYALYNNASAPKIFNSYYFWIWSICYVIVTLLWLVVLRTIPLSQAFPALGLTFALVPLASHQILKEKIVFGQWIGIAIIITGVCLVVQM; from the coding sequence ATGAATGTTCTTCCTTGGATATTTTTATTACTTGTCGTAGTTCTCGGTACTGTTGGGCAAGTATCTCTCAAATACGCACTCTATAATAATGCCTCGGCACCGAAAATTTTTAATTCATACTATTTTTGGATTTGGTCTATTTGTTATGTAATTGTTACGCTATTATGGCTCGTTGTTTTACGCACAATTCCGTTGAGCCAAGCTTTTCCTGCCCTTGGATTGACGTTTGCTTTAGTTCCCTTGGCTTCACATCAAATTCTTAAAGAAAAGATTGTTTTTGGCCAATGGATAGGAATTGCAATCATCATCACTGGAGTTTGTTTAGTTGTACAAATGTAA
- a CDS encoding acyltransferase has translation MSVKLQPPATNYFVHESAYVDSPCTIGTGTQIWHFSHVMPNVEIGENCKLGQNVFVAAGVKIGRNVKIQNNVSVYAGVILEDDVFCGPSCVFTNIRNPRSAIPRNTASDYLVTLVKRGATIGANATIVCGVTIGHHAFIGAGSTVTKDVPDYALVYGNPARQRGWMCECGAKLVSLDKIHVCNECDRQYQYTNPHQIQIIK, from the coding sequence TTGTCAGTTAAATTACAGCCACCCGCTACCAATTACTTTGTTCATGAATCAGCCTATGTCGATTCTCCTTGTACGATTGGTACAGGAACGCAAATTTGGCATTTTAGCCATGTTATGCCCAATGTTGAGATTGGCGAAAATTGTAAGCTTGGTCAAAATGTCTTTGTCGCGGCTGGGGTGAAAATTGGTCGTAACGTTAAAATTCAAAACAATGTTTCGGTTTATGCAGGCGTCATTTTAGAAGATGATGTTTTTTGCGGACCAAGTTGCGTATTTACAAACATCAGAAATCCGCGATCAGCGATTCCACGCAACACCGCTAGTGATTATTTAGTGACTTTAGTGAAACGTGGGGCAACAATTGGTGCAAATGCCACAATCGTTTGTGGTGTAACGATTGGTCATCATGCGTTCATAGGTGCAGGTTCTACAGTAACGAAAGATGTTCCTGATTATGCTCTTGTCTACGGTAATCCTGCAAGACAACGCGGTTGGATGTGCGAGTGTGGCGCGAAGCTTGTCAGTCTAGATAAAATCCACGTTTGCAACGAGTGCGATCGCCAATATCAGTATACTAACCCGCACCAAATTCAAATAATAAAATGA
- a CDS encoding N,N-dimethylformamidase beta subunit family domain-containing protein, whose amino-acid sequence MSYTADSHEEFLIAQVQTNQTIFTTQTPSIQNASDGVPYELGMKFRSAKAGEITAIRYWKAANETGTHVGKIWTATGTLLSSVTFTNESTSGWQQQTLNTPQSIAANTTYVVSVNANSHFPITYNGLGTTVTNGDLSSVADGNNGVFASQGSFPSSSYQNSNYFRDVVFVVTSSQTITKVSGDNQTGTAGTTLSAPLVAQVKDAAGNPQSGVTINFTIDSGGGSVSPTSAVTDTNGQASTVLTLGSAPGAIEPVINTVSATASGIGSVTFSATANPTGNPTTQTLFTNQVPGISNASDGVAYELGTKFQSSAGGQITAIRYWKAPSETGTHVGKIWTAGGQVLATVNFTNESASGWQQQELSTPVYIDPNTTYVVSVNCNSHFALTYNQLANSVVNGSLRTVSDGNNGVYGSFNSFPTSSYQNSNYFRDIVFIVSSTVNKVSGDNQSGTVGSTLPNPLVIRVKNSAGNPQAGVTVSFTVDSGGGSVSPNIAVTNSSGLASTSLTLGSIPSGPNNAVVVTATASGIGSVIFTAKAIPENPNAIYLENLQQGTTNWKITNQAFNEIAGYATATSVNKGGSLPIKVSLAQSGQFTVDVYRLGYYGGRGGRLVASSGLLNGITQPAGTLNSTTRLFECNWSTSYAIAVGANWTSGLYIAKLTDQRTGKQSQIWFVVRDDSSNSKILFQSSFTTFLAYSNTGGYSLYSFNSIGGQRGFKISYDCPFSQTGVGFGEFNNIFRWEYNMVRWLESQSYDVSYITNMDVQNNSQLLQQHQVFLSVGHDEYWSLEERNHVEQARNSGVNLGFFSANTCYWRVRFENSTSGVADRVMACYKDAWNLDPVAAQNSSAATNKFRSPQNNKPESALLGVMYVGDIDIVYGGFDFVIKNSNHPYYANTGLSNGDRLSQLVGFEWDAINPNASPNGLEILAESQSPQVPDNVELEGFPAGTNPRVSHAVRYVAASKAKVFATGSIQWMWGLDSDGVSTPREDLRAKQIAVNILADMGAKPLTPDPDIIVP is encoded by the coding sequence ATGAGTTACACAGCAGATTCCCATGAGGAATTTTTAATAGCACAAGTACAAACAAACCAAACTATATTTACAACTCAAACTCCTAGTATTCAAAATGCTTCTGACGGTGTACCCTATGAGCTTGGAATGAAGTTCAGAAGCGCAAAAGCTGGAGAAATCACTGCGATTCGTTACTGGAAAGCAGCTAACGAAACAGGAACCCATGTCGGTAAAATCTGGACAGCAACAGGTACACTTCTGAGTAGCGTAACCTTTACGAATGAAAGTACTTCAGGCTGGCAACAGCAAACACTTAATACACCACAATCGATTGCTGCAAACACAACATATGTAGTTTCTGTCAACGCTAATAGCCATTTTCCGATTACGTATAACGGATTAGGAACTACTGTAACCAATGGAGATCTCAGTTCAGTAGCTGATGGTAATAATGGAGTGTTTGCTTCTCAAGGTTCTTTCCCAAGTAGTTCGTATCAGAACAGCAACTACTTCCGCGATGTTGTATTCGTTGTTACTAGCAGTCAAACAATTACGAAGGTCAGTGGAGACAATCAAACTGGTACAGCAGGAACAACATTATCAGCACCATTAGTCGCTCAAGTGAAAGACGCTGCTGGTAATCCACAATCAGGAGTCACGATCAATTTTACAATTGATAGTGGCGGTGGCTCAGTCTCTCCTACTAGTGCAGTAACTGATACTAACGGACAGGCTAGCACTGTCCTTACCTTAGGATCAGCCCCAGGTGCAATCGAGCCAGTGATTAATACCGTGAGTGCAACAGCGTCTGGGATAGGTAGTGTAACTTTTAGTGCTACAGCTAATCCTACAGGCAATCCTACCACTCAGACTTTATTCACAAACCAAGTTCCTGGTATCTCGAATGCTAGTGATGGTGTTGCTTATGAACTAGGAACGAAGTTCCAAAGCTCTGCTGGAGGTCAAATTACTGCAATTCGCTATTGGAAAGCACCCAGCGAAACAGGTACGCATGTTGGTAAAATTTGGACAGCAGGCGGTCAAGTCTTAGCAACCGTTAACTTCACGAACGAGTCAGCTTCAGGTTGGCAACAGCAGGAGCTTAGCACCCCAGTTTATATAGACCCTAATACTACATATGTAGTTTCCGTCAACTGTAACAGTCATTTTGCACTGACCTACAACCAATTGGCAAACTCAGTAGTCAATGGATCGCTGAGAACGGTTTCTGATGGCAATAATGGAGTTTACGGTAGTTTTAACTCTTTTCCCACGAGTTCTTACCAAAATAGCAACTATTTCCGCGACATAGTATTTATTGTTAGCAGTACTGTTAATAAAGTAAGCGGTGATAACCAAAGTGGTACGGTGGGTTCGACATTACCTAACCCCTTGGTAATACGAGTTAAGAACAGTGCTGGCAATCCTCAAGCTGGCGTTACAGTTAGCTTTACGGTTGACAGTGGCGGAGGTTCAGTTTCACCGAATATTGCTGTCACTAATAGTAGTGGTCTAGCTAGTACATCGCTGACATTAGGTTCGATACCGAGTGGACCCAACAACGCTGTCGTTGTAACTGCTACAGCCAGTGGAATTGGTAGTGTTATCTTTACGGCGAAAGCTATTCCAGAAAACCCTAACGCAATCTATTTAGAGAATCTACAACAAGGTACGACAAACTGGAAAATCACTAATCAAGCTTTTAATGAGATTGCTGGTTATGCAACAGCAACAAGCGTTAACAAAGGTGGTTCGCTCCCCATTAAAGTTTCTCTGGCACAGTCTGGACAATTTACAGTAGATGTGTACCGTTTAGGATACTACGGAGGTAGGGGTGGTCGCTTAGTCGCTAGTAGTGGTTTGTTGAACGGAATTACCCAACCAGCAGGGACTTTAAATAGTACTACCCGTTTGTTTGAATGTAACTGGTCAACATCCTACGCGATCGCCGTTGGTGCTAATTGGACAAGTGGTTTGTACATAGCTAAGCTGACTGACCAACGAACAGGTAAGCAAAGCCAAATATGGTTTGTCGTGCGTGACGATAGTAGTAACTCTAAAATACTATTCCAAAGTAGCTTTACAACATTTCTTGCATATAGCAATACTGGCGGCTATAGCTTATATAGTTTCAATAGTATTGGTGGACAAAGAGGATTTAAAATTTCATACGACTGTCCCTTCTCACAAACTGGTGTTGGATTCGGTGAATTCAATAATATTTTTCGATGGGAGTACAACATGGTACGGTGGTTGGAGTCTCAAAGCTATGATGTGTCTTACATCACCAACATGGATGTACAGAATAATTCCCAGCTTCTACAGCAACATCAAGTTTTTCTGTCAGTTGGTCATGATGAATACTGGTCATTAGAAGAACGCAATCATGTTGAGCAAGCCCGTAACAGTGGAGTTAACTTAGGATTTTTCTCTGCTAATACCTGTTATTGGCGAGTCAGGTTTGAGAACAGCACAAGTGGAGTTGCTGACCGTGTTATGGCATGTTACAAAGACGCATGGAATCTAGATCCAGTCGCTGCACAAAACTCGAGTGCTGCAACCAATAAATTTCGCAGCCCGCAGAATAATAAGCCAGAAAGTGCTTTGCTAGGAGTCATGTACGTTGGTGACATAGATATTGTTTATGGAGGCTTTGATTTTGTTATCAAAAACAGCAACCATCCTTACTATGCTAATACAGGTCTTAGCAACGGCGATCGCCTCAGCCAATTAGTGGGGTTTGAATGGGATGCAATTAATCCAAATGCTTCTCCTAATGGGCTAGAAATTCTGGCCGAATCGCAATCCCCGCAGGTTCCTGACAACGTAGAATTAGAAGGATTTCCTGCTGGAACGAATCCTCGAGTATCACACGCAGTTCGCTATGTTGCTGCTAGCAAAGCAAAAGTTTTTGCAACTGGTTCGATTCAATGGATGTGGGGACTAGATAGCGATGGTGTATCTACCCCGCGTGAAGATCTTCGCGCTAAGCAAATTGCGGTGAACATCTTGGCAGATATGGGAGCTAAACCTTTGACCCCTGATCCAGACATTATTGTTCCCTAA
- a CDS encoding ArnT family glycosyltransferase: protein MRNSAEFQGRRLGKEQIIKNWLRLDLWLGIVLVCFAAIAALSWGKLDGAVIDIGREVEIPARLLTGQVLYRDIVTYYGPLAYYVNALALFIFGHRLEVFYILGFLLSLTATVLVYQLAKTLTNASWAALCTVCIMIYCILGSGIFNFVVPYSYAAVYATVLCLMAISCVHYYEQSSYKMKWLIAAAIACGLAGLSKQEYGVAAIAGVLAAINLSGVQKFKIKIHRSLLVILIASLWAFIPLALLAQQASWENIHTSLFPIAKADVLNRSQLFQTSPIKTLQVWWLSLKVFLTTSVVIVLAMVAAHWLVKSKSNSSQNIRNVTEFLISFTFASAGIIVLSKVILRSQFMAVAYPLGELSWFIPVIAGWLLILFTKRHKFSQVGLLGALLVFSLVLNSRWLFYINFYGLYATTVIILFFTLLYYLAQKNRKIVWHYLLICLLIGASFKAGNLIRNYNYAVSSDYGTFYLTDAKTARVFNQTIDVIDASGATSVLVLPEGNILNFLTATHSPSKELTFLPVALPTAQDEENFLTRMRANPPELIVYVEREFTEWGYNTYADFNPIVARWIVDQYQLIHSFDDLIQIYAQK from the coding sequence ATGAGAAATTCGGCTGAGTTTCAGGGAAGACGTCTTGGTAAAGAGCAAATCATAAAAAATTGGTTACGGCTTGATTTGTGGCTGGGGATTGTATTGGTTTGTTTTGCTGCGATCGCCGCATTAAGCTGGGGTAAACTAGACGGTGCGGTTATCGATATTGGGCGTGAAGTAGAAATCCCAGCGCGTTTACTTACAGGACAAGTACTCTATCGCGATATTGTGACGTATTATGGTCCGCTTGCGTATTACGTAAATGCTTTAGCACTGTTTATTTTTGGACACCGTTTGGAAGTCTTTTATATACTAGGTTTTCTTTTATCATTGACTGCTACAGTTTTAGTTTATCAGTTAGCTAAGACGCTGACTAATGCAAGTTGGGCTGCTTTATGTACAGTGTGCATAATGATTTACTGCATTTTGGGTTCAGGAATATTTAATTTTGTAGTGCCTTATAGCTATGCAGCCGTATATGCAACAGTATTATGTTTAATGGCGATTAGTTGTGTACATTATTACGAACAGTCATCCTATAAAATGAAATGGCTGATAGCTGCTGCGATCGCTTGTGGGCTAGCGGGTTTATCAAAACAGGAATATGGAGTTGCTGCAATAGCAGGGGTGTTAGCTGCAATCAATCTCTCTGGAGTGCAAAAGTTCAAAATCAAAATACATCGTAGCTTGTTAGTAATATTGATTGCTAGCCTTTGGGCGTTCATTCCATTAGCTTTACTTGCGCAGCAAGCTTCTTGGGAAAATATTCATACTTCGTTATTTCCGATTGCTAAAGCTGATGTTTTAAATCGTAGTCAATTGTTTCAAACTTCACCGATTAAAACTTTACAAGTATGGTGGCTATCGCTTAAGGTTTTTTTGACTACTTCGGTAGTCATTGTCTTAGCCATGGTAGCAGCACATTGGTTAGTTAAATCAAAGAGCAACAGTTCACAAAATATAAGGAATGTCACTGAGTTTTTGATTAGTTTTACTTTCGCCAGCGCTGGCATTATTGTGCTAAGTAAAGTAATTCTCCGTAGTCAGTTTATGGCAGTAGCTTACCCTTTAGGAGAGCTATCGTGGTTTATACCTGTGATCGCTGGATGGTTACTTATCTTATTTACAAAGCGTCACAAGTTTAGTCAAGTAGGTTTGCTAGGAGCATTGTTAGTATTTTCACTAGTCCTTAATTCTCGCTGGCTATTTTATATTAATTTTTATGGCTTATACGCTACAACAGTTATTATATTATTTTTTACCTTGCTTTATTATTTAGCACAAAAAAACCGCAAAATTGTTTGGCATTACTTACTGATTTGCCTATTAATTGGCGCTAGCTTTAAAGCTGGAAATCTGATTCGCAATTACAATTATGCTGTTAGCTCAGATTACGGAACTTTTTATTTGACAGATGCTAAAACAGCGCGAGTCTTTAATCAAACAATAGACGTTATTGATGCTTCTGGTGCTACTTCAGTTCTAGTTTTACCCGAAGGTAATATCCTAAATTTTCTCACAGCAACCCACTCACCTAGTAAAGAACTTACTTTTCTTCCGGTAGCTTTACCAACAGCACAAGATGAAGAAAACTTTCTTACCCGAATGCGGGCTAATCCCCCTGAACTTATTGTTTATGTAGAACGCGAATTTACTGAGTGGGGATATAATACGTACGCAGACTTTAACCCTATAGTGGCGCGTTGGATTGTGGATCAGTACCAGCTGATTCATTCGTTTGACGATCTGATTCAGATCTATGCTCAAAAATAA
- a CDS encoding NAD(P)/FAD-dependent oxidoreductase — protein sequence MNIAVIGGGLMGLVLAHRLSQQGHIVTVFERNHQLGGLATYHDYGSFVWDRFYHVILPSDTHLIRYLHDIGLGEQLRWRSTGTGYYVDKKLYSISNTLEFLRFPPLSWWAKFRLAFTLIYGSRIKNWQPLERISVEDWLVKVSGRKTYQKFWLPLLLAKLGENYKKVSAVFIWSYIKRLFSARDSSLNKEKLGYVVGGYKTVFDRLEKLIYTAGSCICTGVAINRIIPDSVDGLWVEYKSKKEHFDKVIFTAPVEILQDVAPPSLVQMSGDRTSIEYLGVICMALVTRKPLVPHYIVNIADSRVPFTGAIGMTNLVSLQETAGLHLTYLPKYILSSDPLLQKTDAELRQLFVSGLRYMFPHLSENDIVTTHINRAKHVQPLQILNYSRKAPQATTSHKDFLVLNTSQFVNDTLNNNTVVRHVEEFLKNERLTVWNHS from the coding sequence ATGAACATTGCAGTGATTGGTGGTGGCTTGATGGGGCTAGTTTTAGCTCATCGTCTCTCGCAGCAAGGACATATAGTGACTGTTTTTGAACGTAATCATCAACTAGGTGGACTTGCAACTTATCACGATTACGGTTCTTTTGTGTGGGATCGCTTCTATCATGTTATCTTGCCTTCGGATACGCATTTAATTAGATATTTACATGATATTGGCTTAGGTGAGCAGTTACGTTGGCGCAGTACAGGTACAGGCTACTATGTCGATAAAAAATTATATTCAATTAGTAACACATTAGAATTTTTACGCTTTCCGCCTCTTAGTTGGTGGGCAAAGTTTCGGCTAGCTTTTACTTTAATATATGGCTCCCGCATTAAAAATTGGCAACCTTTAGAAAGAATATCTGTTGAGGATTGGTTAGTTAAAGTTAGCGGTAGGAAGACTTATCAAAAATTTTGGCTACCGTTACTACTAGCGAAGCTTGGAGAAAACTATAAAAAAGTTTCTGCGGTTTTTATATGGTCTTATATTAAACGTTTGTTCTCAGCGCGTGATTCTTCTCTAAATAAAGAAAAATTAGGCTATGTTGTAGGAGGATATAAAACAGTTTTTGATCGTCTTGAAAAGTTGATTTATACTGCGGGTAGCTGTATTTGTACCGGTGTAGCAATTAACAGAATTATTCCTGATTCTGTAGATGGTTTGTGGGTTGAGTACAAAAGTAAAAAAGAGCATTTTGATAAGGTTATTTTTACCGCACCTGTGGAAATTTTACAAGACGTTGCACCGCCTAGTCTTGTTCAAATGAGTGGTGATCGCACTTCAATTGAATATCTCGGTGTCATCTGCATGGCATTAGTTACCCGTAAACCTTTAGTTCCTCACTACATCGTCAATATTGCTGATAGTCGAGTTCCTTTTACTGGAGCGATCGGTATGACTAATCTTGTATCGCTTCAAGAAACTGCTGGATTACATTTAACCTATCTACCAAAATATATCCTATCAAGCGATCCTCTGTTGCAAAAAACTGATGCAGAATTGCGTCAACTATTTGTATCAGGTCTTCGTTATATGTTTCCCCATTTAAGTGAAAATGATATTGTCACCACTCATATTAATCGTGCCAAGCACGTTCAACCTTTACAGATTCTTAACTACTCGCGCAAAGCACCACAAGCTACCACTAGTCACAAAGATTTCTTAGTTCTCAATACTTCCCAATTTGTAAACGATACACTCAACAATAATACAGTCGTACGCCATGTTGAGGAATTTCTTAAAAATGAACGTTTAACAGTATGGAATCACTCGTAA